In Flavobacterium sp., a single window of DNA contains:
- a CDS encoding HesA/MoeB/ThiF family protein produces MNASNRYNRQIILPEIGEEGQEKLSKSKVLVIGAGGLGAAILPYLAAAGVGEIGVVDEDNIEISNLHRQVIYRTSSVGKSKAEEAKLMILELNPLVKVNAFAEKLSGKNAISLFENYDIIVDATDNISIKYLINDACIVTSKPMVYGSIFRFQGQVSVFNYQNGPTYRCLYPDENSNALNCEDAGVIGISVGIIGMFQANEVLKMILGIGEVLNGKILVYNILNNEQQKYDFDKSDFHIISRESFEEKYNKCKVEEVSFESVLDEINNNEILFIDVRNQDESPKISLKNQIQIPLMNLEKEIEKLNRNQVIYIFCQSGIRSKIAAELLHKHQFKNIKSVAGGALAMKQLLKEEIKI; encoded by the coding sequence ATGAATGCATCAAACCGATATAACCGACAAATAATTCTTCCTGAAATAGGAGAAGAAGGTCAGGAGAAATTATCAAAATCAAAAGTTTTGGTAATAGGCGCTGGAGGTTTAGGAGCCGCAATTCTGCCGTATCTGGCTGCAGCTGGAGTTGGTGAAATTGGAGTTGTAGATGAAGATAATATTGAGATTTCAAATTTGCATCGTCAGGTAATTTACAGAACTTCTTCAGTTGGAAAATCAAAAGCAGAAGAAGCCAAATTGATGATTTTAGAATTGAATCCGCTAGTGAAAGTAAATGCTTTTGCTGAGAAATTATCAGGTAAAAATGCCATTTCGTTATTTGAAAATTATGATATTATTGTTGACGCAACAGATAATATTTCGATTAAATATTTGATAAACGATGCTTGTATTGTAACCAGCAAACCAATGGTTTACGGATCAATTTTCAGGTTTCAGGGACAAGTTTCGGTTTTCAATTATCAAAATGGACCAACGTACAGATGTTTGTATCCGGATGAAAACAGTAACGCATTAAATTGTGAAGATGCCGGAGTAATAGGAATTTCGGTTGGAATTATCGGAATGTTTCAGGCAAATGAAGTCCTAAAAATGATTCTCGGAATTGGAGAGGTTTTAAATGGTAAAATATTAGTTTATAACATTCTGAATAACGAACAGCAAAAGTATGATTTTGATAAAAGTGATTTTCACATAATAAGCAGAGAATCATTCGAAGAAAAATATAATAAATGCAAAGTTGAAGAAGTGAGTTTTGAATCGGTTTTGGATGAAATAAACAATAATGAAATTCTTTTTATAGATGTTCGAAATCAAGATGAATCACCAAAAATCAGTTTAAAAAATCAAATTCAGATTCCGTTGATGAATTTGGAAAAGGAAATTGAAAAACTAAATAGGAACCAAGTAATTTATATTTTCTGTCAATCTGGAATTCGAAGCAAAATTGCAGCAGAGTTACTTCATAAACATCAATTTAAAAATATAAAAAGTGTTGCTGGCGGTGCTTTGGCAATGAAGCAATTATTAAAAGAAGAAATAAAAATATAA
- the moaCB gene encoding bifunctional molybdenum cofactor biosynthesis protein MoaC/MoaB, producing the protein MVDITHKISTLRKATATAIVKVSRQETIDAVVNNLVPKGNVLEMAKTAGLFAVKNTHLSIPDCHPLPIEYTSVEFNIEGLEIHIIFNVKTVYKTGVEVEAMHGASIVALTMYDMLKPIDKEIEISTIKLINKEGGKSSFKNKFPNAIKAAVFVCSDSIFAGDKEDRSGKTIVEKLESYGVETAHYEIIPDELDIIQEKTKAFAKENQLVIFTGGTGLSPRDVTPEALSPILESRIPGIEEAIRNYGQQRMPYAMLSRSVAGTLGKSLVLALPGSTNGVRESMDAVFPHVMHVFHILKGKNHDSL; encoded by the coding sequence ATGGTAGATATTACGCATAAAATAAGCACTTTAAGAAAAGCAACAGCAACTGCAATTGTAAAAGTCAGCAGACAAGAAACAATTGACGCCGTGGTAAATAATTTAGTGCCAAAAGGAAATGTGCTCGAAATGGCAAAAACGGCTGGATTATTTGCGGTAAAAAATACACATTTATCGATTCCAGATTGTCACCCGCTTCCAATTGAATATACTTCTGTTGAATTCAATATTGAAGGATTAGAAATTCATATTATTTTCAATGTAAAAACTGTTTACAAAACCGGAGTTGAGGTTGAAGCCATGCACGGCGCATCGATTGTAGCGCTTACGATGTATGATATGCTAAAACCAATTGATAAAGAAATTGAGATTTCAACCATCAAATTAATTAATAAAGAAGGTGGGAAATCTTCTTTCAAAAATAAATTTCCGAATGCTATAAAAGCGGCAGTTTTCGTTTGTTCTGATTCTATTTTTGCGGGTGACAAAGAAGATCGTTCAGGAAAAACAATTGTAGAAAAATTAGAGTCTTACGGAGTTGAAACTGCTCATTACGAAATCATTCCGGACGAATTAGATATTATTCAGGAAAAAACAAAAGCTTTCGCTAAAGAAAATCAACTGGTAATTTTTACAGGCGGAACAGGTTTGTCTCCACGAGATGTAACACCAGAAGCTTTGTCGCCAATTTTAGAAAGCAGAATTCCGGGAATCGAAGAAGCTATTCGAAATTATGGTCAGCAGAGAATGCCGTATGCAATGTTATCCAGAAGCGTTGCAGGAACTTTGGGTAAAAGTTTAGTTTTAGCTTTGCCGGGTTCAACAAACGGAGTAAGAGAATCTATGGATGCTGTTTTTCCGCATGTAATGCACGTTTTTCATATTTTAAAAGGAAAAAATCATGACAGCCTTTAG
- a CDS encoding MoaD/ThiS family protein, protein MIEVKYFGAIAEKTKCEFEKLSFSEELSLQKLLQDLDEKYQFESLSFSVAVNQKIVSKEAEYDLQTNDIVALLPPFAGG, encoded by the coding sequence ATGATTGAGGTTAAATATTTTGGAGCTATAGCTGAAAAAACAAAATGCGAATTCGAAAAGTTATCTTTTTCTGAAGAATTATCACTGCAAAAATTATTGCAGGATTTAGATGAAAAATACCAATTTGAATCGCTTTCATTTAGCGTGGCCGTAAATCAAAAAATAGTTTCAAAAGAAGCAGAATATGATTTGCAGACAAATGATATTGTGGCGCTATTACCACCGTTTGCCGGAGGTTAA
- the cobA gene encoding uroporphyrinogen-III C-methyltransferase, translating to MQNLKTPKLTIVGAGPGDAELITMKAIKALKSADVVLYDALVNEELLEYASNAEIVFVGKRLGCHAYTQDQINDLIVSMAKTHGHVVRLKGGDPFVFGRGSEEIEFAEDFGIETAIVPGISSALGVPASVGISLTQRKVAESFWVITGTTSAHELSKDVHLASKSAATVVILMGMHKLDEIISIYQENRNDDLPIAIIQNGTKNSEQKVIGTISTITKLVAEKNISSPAIIVIGEVVRNTSSWISYFQEHFDDEFIFQNLNL from the coding sequence ATGCAAAACTTAAAAACACCAAAATTAACAATTGTAGGCGCAGGTCCTGGCGACGCTGAGCTGATTACAATGAAAGCCATAAAAGCTTTAAAAAGTGCCGATGTAGTTTTGTATGACGCTTTGGTCAACGAAGAATTATTAGAATATGCATCAAATGCCGAAATTGTTTTTGTTGGAAAACGTCTAGGCTGTCACGCATACACACAAGATCAGATTAACGATTTGATTGTTTCTATGGCAAAAACTCATGGACATGTGGTTCGTTTAAAAGGCGGTGATCCGTTTGTATTTGGAAGAGGAAGTGAAGAAATTGAATTTGCAGAAGATTTCGGAATTGAAACCGCTATTGTCCCGGGAATTTCATCAGCTTTAGGGGTTCCTGCTTCGGTTGGAATCAGTTTGACACAACGAAAAGTAGCCGAAAGTTTTTGGGTAATTACCGGAACAACTTCGGCACACGAATTATCAAAAGATGTTCATCTCGCTTCAAAATCGGCAGCAACAGTTGTGATTTTAATGGGAATGCACAAACTGGATGAGATTATTTCGATTTATCAGGAAAATAGAAATGATGATTTGCCTATCGCTATCATTCAAAACGGAACGAAAAATTCTGAACAAAAAGTAATAGGAACTATAAGTACAATTACTAAATTGGTGGCTGAAAAAAACATATCATCACCGGCTATTATTGTAATTGGCGAAGTGGTTAGAAATACATCAAGCTGGATTTCTTATTTTCAGGAACATTTTGATGATGAATTCATTTTTCAAAATTTAAATTTATAA
- a CDS encoding molybdenum cofactor guanylyltransferase, whose amino-acid sequence METTLTTFILCGGKSSRMQSEKGLVLFQDKPFIEHIIQAILPITEQIKLVTASKEYDYLEYEKIPDLILDKGPIGGIYTALTHSETEFNLILSCDIPLISTELLRELISKHTEEAGITVFASESKTHPLIGIYSKKILPIVKSAIENDELRMMDLLAKVPHQIIKIEESENFPLTNINSADELNDLNINLS is encoded by the coding sequence ATGGAAACAACATTAACAACATTTATTCTTTGCGGAGGAAAAAGCTCCAGAATGCAGTCTGAAAAAGGCTTGGTATTGTTTCAGGATAAACCATTTATAGAACATATAATTCAGGCGATTTTGCCGATTACAGAACAAATAAAACTGGTAACAGCCTCAAAAGAATACGATTATCTTGAATATGAAAAAATACCCGATCTTATTTTAGACAAGGGCCCAATAGGAGGAATTTATACGGCACTGACACATTCTGAAACCGAATTCAATTTGATTTTAAGCTGTGATATTCCGCTTATTTCAACAGAATTATTACGAGAGCTAATTTCAAAACATACAGAAGAAGCCGGAATTACGGTTTTTGCTTCAGAAAGTAAAACACATCCGTTAATTGGAATTTATTCAAAAAAAATTCTTCCAATTGTAAAAAGCGCAATTGAAAATGATGAATTAAGAATGATGGATTTGTTGGCAAAAGTACCACATCAGATTATCAAAATAGAAGAAAGCGAGAACTTTCCTTTAACCAATATTAATTCGGCCGACGAATTAAATGACCTGAATATCAATTTAAGTTAA
- a CDS encoding sulfite exporter TauE/SafE family protein, giving the protein MSLLSSENILLFSFALIVIAFLYSSVGHGGASGYLALMSIFAFPVSVMKPSALLLNLFVSSISFLFYYRNNYFKPKLFYPFAIASIPTAFIGGFITLDNAIYKIILGIVLVFAALRLFGVFNFKEKEEVKINLPFALAIGFAIGLLSGMLGIGGGIILSPILLFLGWASVKESAAISSLFIFVNSFAGMLGFFLGGKTIPMESFYLVPIAVVGGMLGGFYGSGSFSNRTLKMVLGTVILMASVKLIFP; this is encoded by the coding sequence ATGAGCCTATTAAGTTCCGAAAACATACTATTATTCAGTTTTGCCTTAATTGTAATTGCGTTTTTATATTCAAGCGTTGGACATGGTGGAGCTTCGGGATATTTGGCTTTGATGAGCATTTTTGCATTTCCGGTTTCAGTTATGAAACCATCGGCTTTGCTGTTGAATTTGTTTGTTTCGAGTATTTCGTTTTTGTTTTATTACAGAAATAATTATTTCAAACCCAAGCTATTTTATCCGTTTGCAATTGCCTCAATTCCGACAGCATTTATTGGAGGTTTTATAACTTTAGATAATGCGATTTATAAAATTATTTTAGGAATTGTATTGGTTTTTGCGGCTTTAAGATTGTTTGGCGTATTTAATTTTAAAGAAAAAGAAGAAGTAAAAATTAACCTTCCGTTTGCATTAGCAATCGGATTTGCGATAGGATTATTATCAGGAATGTTAGGAATTGGCGGCGGAATTATCCTGAGTCCGATTTTATTATTTCTGGGTTGGGCATCGGTAAAAGAATCGGCGGCAATTTCGAGTTTGTTCATTTTCGTAAATTCATTTGCAGGAATGTTAGGATTTTTTTTAGGAGGAAAAACAATTCCGATGGAAAGTTTTTATTTAGTGCCAATCGCAGTTGTAGGAGGAATGTTAGGCGGATTTTATGGTAGCGGCTCTTTCTCTAACAGAACTTTAAAAATGGTTCTGGGAACAGTAATTTTAATGGCAAGCGTGAAATTGATTTTTCCTTGA
- the glp gene encoding gephyrin-like molybdotransferase Glp, which translates to MIEVSKAIEIIEANSRKMQTKLIPISKALGYVLAEKIISPINMPPFRQSAMDGYAFTHSIRHQYDVVGTSQAGDHSNIKLKATEAIRIFTGAYVPDDADTVVMQEHVMANENSILIATMPDKLSNVRPKGEQIAKDDIVFEANTLITPAAIGFLACLGITEVEVYKKPKVAILVTGNELVQPGKKLKKGKIFESNSVMLEAALQTIGIQKTKVYRVKDNLKATKKALKGILKKYDVVLISGGISVGDYDFVKEALLQNEVKELFYKINQKPGKPMFFGSKNETLVFALPGNPASSLTNFYIYVLPSIKNRMGFSEIHKTKVVRKLNSDIKNDTGKTLFLKAKYDETNVTVLDGQSSAMLNTFAVANSLLIVPENVEEYKKGQLVTLLPID; encoded by the coding sequence ATGATAGAAGTTAGTAAAGCCATCGAAATAATTGAAGCAAACAGCAGAAAAATGCAAACGAAGCTAATCCCGATTAGCAAAGCATTAGGTTATGTTCTGGCAGAAAAAATAATTTCACCCATTAATATGCCTCCGTTTCGCCAGTCAGCTATGGATGGATATGCTTTTACACACAGCATTCGTCATCAATATGATGTTGTTGGAACTTCACAAGCTGGAGATCATTCAAATATAAAACTAAAAGCAACTGAAGCAATTAGAATATTTACAGGCGCTTATGTTCCAGATGATGCAGATACAGTAGTAATGCAGGAACATGTAATGGCAAATGAAAATTCAATTTTAATTGCCACAATGCCGGATAAATTGTCAAATGTGCGTCCAAAAGGGGAGCAGATAGCAAAAGATGATATTGTTTTTGAAGCCAACACTTTGATTACGCCTGCAGCAATTGGTTTTTTGGCCTGTTTAGGAATAACGGAAGTTGAGGTTTATAAAAAGCCGAAAGTGGCTATTTTGGTTACTGGAAATGAATTAGTTCAACCGGGTAAAAAACTAAAAAAAGGAAAAATATTCGAAAGTAATTCCGTTATGCTTGAAGCTGCACTTCAAACAATTGGAATACAAAAAACGAAAGTTTACAGAGTAAAAGATAATTTAAAAGCGACTAAAAAAGCACTAAAAGGTATTCTGAAAAAATACGATGTTGTGTTAATTTCCGGTGGAATCTCAGTAGGCGATTATGATTTTGTAAAAGAAGCATTATTACAAAATGAGGTAAAAGAGCTTTTCTATAAAATCAATCAAAAACCCGGAAAACCAATGTTCTTCGGATCTAAAAATGAAACTTTAGTTTTTGCTTTACCAGGAAATCCAGCTTCGTCGTTAACGAACTTTTACATTTATGTTTTACCGTCAATAAAAAACAGAATGGGATTTTCTGAAATTCATAAAACAAAAGTAGTCCGAAAATTAAACTCGGATATTAAAAATGATACAGGAAAAACATTGTTTCTAAAAGCAAAATACGACGAAACCAATGTTACAGTTTTAGACGGACAAAGTTCAGCAATGCTTAATACGTTTGCCGTAGCCAACAGTTTATTGATCGTTCCTGAAAATGTTGAAGAATATAAAAAGGGACAGTTAGTAACGTTGCTGCCGATTGACTAA
- a CDS encoding molybdenum cofactor biosynthesis protein MoaE, whose protein sequence is MSKNVFVEGPISPEFIAESIAKHQSKHTIGAHNIFLGQVRADVIHDNTVVAIDYSAYTDMANEALYTIREKAFAKFDLTCMHIYHSLGVVKAGEICLFVFVSATRRKQVYEATEAIVNWIKTDVPIFGKEMFENDTFTWKQNT, encoded by the coding sequence ATGAGTAAAAATGTATTTGTAGAAGGACCAATTTCTCCTGAATTTATCGCCGAATCGATTGCCAAACATCAATCAAAACACACAATTGGAGCGCATAATATTTTTCTGGGACAAGTTCGTGCCGATGTGATTCACGATAATACAGTCGTGGCAATTGATTATTCGGCTTATACGGATATGGCAAATGAAGCTTTGTATACGATTAGAGAAAAAGCTTTCGCCAAATTCGATTTGACCTGCATGCATATTTATCACAGTTTGGGTGTCGTAAAAGCAGGCGAAATCTGTTTGTTTGTCTTTGTATCGGCAACGCGTCGCAAACAAGTTTATGAAGCGACAGAAGCAATCGTAAACTGGATTAAAACTGACGTTCCGATTTTTGGCAAAGAAATGTTTGAGAACGATACATTCACCTGGAAACAAAATACCTAA